The Streptococcus sp. 29896 genome includes a region encoding these proteins:
- a CDS encoding class I SAM-dependent methyltransferase has translation MKVIVTTSLGMDEHLVQKAKRLAEDLGIVYCERRKQAVKVLLKQADAVLVVYKDRLVFEQKEGRKLFFHPDTAILRMKAERDPFLEMVGSQPKKVLDATLGLGTDSLVLASAGHQVVGLESSFWTHFLVQEGLKNYQTGHAAVDQAMRSIETICTDSLSFLQTAAAKSVDIIYFDPMFSEEIKESHNLSGLEKLANPSPLSHQLVNEAKRVAREKIILKAHFRDRAFEDFGFIRHVRPNQKFHFGEIILEKEK, from the coding sequence ATGAAAGTAATTGTAACAACAAGTTTGGGAATGGATGAGCACTTGGTTCAGAAGGCCAAACGATTAGCTGAAGATTTAGGGATTGTTTACTGTGAGCGGCGGAAGCAAGCCGTGAAGGTCTTACTCAAGCAGGCGGATGCGGTTTTGGTGGTCTATAAGGATCGATTGGTTTTTGAGCAAAAAGAAGGGAGAAAACTCTTTTTTCACCCAGATACTGCTATCTTGCGGATGAAAGCTGAGCGTGATCCATTTTTGGAAATGGTCGGAAGTCAGCCGAAAAAGGTTTTGGATGCAACCTTAGGACTGGGAACAGATAGTTTGGTTCTTGCCAGCGCTGGACATCAGGTTGTTGGATTAGAAAGCTCTTTTTGGACTCATTTTTTGGTGCAGGAGGGTTTAAAAAACTACCAAACAGGTCATGCTGCAGTTGATCAAGCCATGCGATCGATTGAGACTATCTGTACAGATAGTCTGAGTTTTCTACAAACCGCAGCAGCAAAGAGTGTTGATATCATCTATTTTGACCCCATGTTCTCAGAGGAAATCAAGGAATCGCACAATTTGTCTGGATTGGAGAAACTAGCGAATCCGAGTCCACTTTCTCACCAATTAGTTAACGAAGCCAAGCGAGTGGCGCGTGAGAAGATTATTTTAAAGGCGCATTTCAGAGATAGAGCTTTTGAGGACTTTGGGTTCATTCGTCATGTACGCCCTAATCAAAAATTTCACTTTGGAGAAATCATCTTGGAGAAAGAAAAATGA
- a CDS encoding DUF4298 domain-containing protein, translating into MREERIQEMETAFQQQEALMRQVESLLDQLETSQLIFQELLAYYQSPQFLSDMEWADRQESLPFPCGILSQDGFYNFLLERQEVGKSLAEIGKEWSR; encoded by the coding sequence ATGAGAGAAGAACGAATTCAAGAGATGGAGACTGCCTTTCAGCAACAAGAAGCTCTAATGCGACAAGTGGAATCCTTGCTGGATCAACTAGAAACTAGTCAGCTCATTTTTCAAGAATTATTAGCTTATTATCAGTCGCCACAATTTCTATCTGATATGGAATGGGCAGATCGTCAGGAAAGCCTGCCATTTCCTTGTGGAATATTGAGTCAAGATGGGTTTTACAATTTTTTACTGGAGCGTCAGGAAGTTGGGAAAAGTCTTGCAGAAATCGGCAAGGAATGGAGTCGTTAA
- the carB gene encoding carbamoyl-phosphate synthase large subunit has translation MPKRTDIKKIMVIGSGPIIIGQAAEFDYAGTQACLALKEEGYSVVLVNSNPATIMTDKEIADKVYIEPITLEFVTRILRKERPDALLPTLGGQTGLNMAMELSKAGILDELGVELLGTKLSAIDQAEDRDLFKQLMEDLDQPIPESTIVTTVEEALEFAAEIGYPVIVRPAFTLGGTGGGMCANEEELREIAENGLKLSPVTQCLIERSIAGFKEIEYEVMRDAADNALVVCNMENFDPVGIHTGDSIVFAPTQTLSDIENQMLRDASLSIIRALKIEGGCNVQLALDPHSFKYYVIEVNPRVSRSSALASKATGYPIAKLAAKIAVGLTLDEMVNPVTGTTYAMFEPALDYVVAKIPRFPFDKFEKGERRLGTQMKATGEVMAIGRNIEESLLKACRSLEIGVYHNEMPELSQVTDDQLVEKIVKAQDDRLFYLSEALRRGYTVEELAQLTKIDLFFLDKLLHILEIEQELAINHDNIDLLKKVKKYGFADRKIAELWGRTESYIRQLRTEHKIVPVYKMVDTCAAEFESATPYFYSTYEWENESIRSEKESVLVLGSGPIRIGQGVEFDYATVHSVKAIQAAGYEAIIMNSNPETVSTDFSVSDKLYFEPLTLEDVLNVIDLEKPKGVIVQFGGQTAINLAEPLAKAGIPILGTQVADLDRAEDRDLFEKALKDLGIPQPPGQTATNEEEALEAARKIGFPVLVRPSYVLGGRAMEIVENEEDLRSYMRTAVKASPEHPVLVDSYIVGRECEVDAISDGKDVLIPGIMEHIERAGVHSGDSMAVYPPQTLSKEVQSTIADYTKRLAIGLNCIGMMNIQFVIKDETVYVIEVNPRASRTVPFLSKVTDIPMAQVATKLILGQSLVELGYQDGLYPESNQVHVKAPVFSFTKLAKVDSLLGPEMKSTGEVMGSDMTLEKALYKAFEASYLHLEDFGTIVFTVADEDKEEAFRLAERYREIGFIIAATSGTATAFQAKGLDCLPVGKISGDHRESIPQLVRKGKVQAIVNTVGKKRVADEDGEVIRASAIEAGIPLFTALDTAAAMLAVLESRSFSTRAI, from the coding sequence ATGCCAAAACGTACGGATATTAAGAAAATTATGGTGATTGGGTCTGGTCCGATTATTATCGGTCAGGCTGCGGAGTTTGATTATGCTGGGACTCAGGCTTGTTTGGCTTTGAAGGAAGAAGGCTATAGTGTTGTCTTAGTCAATTCAAACCCTGCAACCATCATGACAGACAAGGAAATTGCAGACAAGGTTTATATTGAGCCGATTACGCTTGAATTTGTCACACGGATTTTACGGAAGGAGCGTCCAGATGCTCTCTTGCCAACTCTTGGTGGTCAGACTGGTCTCAACATGGCCATGGAATTGTCTAAGGCTGGTATTTTAGATGAGCTTGGGGTTGAGCTGTTGGGAACCAAACTGTCTGCAATTGATCAGGCAGAGGACCGCGACCTCTTCAAACAACTCATGGAAGACCTCGATCAGCCTATTCCTGAATCAACCATTGTGACAACAGTTGAAGAGGCTTTGGAATTTGCTGCTGAAATTGGCTATCCTGTCATTGTTCGACCTGCCTTCACGCTAGGTGGTACTGGCGGTGGTATGTGTGCCAATGAAGAAGAACTGCGTGAAATAGCGGAAAATGGTCTGAAATTGTCACCAGTGACCCAGTGTTTGATTGAACGTTCCATTGCTGGTTTCAAGGAAATCGAATACGAAGTAATGCGGGATGCGGCTGACAATGCCTTGGTCGTATGTAACATGGAAAACTTTGACCCTGTGGGAATTCATACAGGAGATTCTATCGTATTTGCTCCAACGCAGACGCTTTCGGATATTGAAAACCAGATGCTGCGTGATGCCAGTCTCAGTATCATCCGTGCCCTAAAAATCGAGGGTGGTTGTAATGTGCAGTTGGCACTAGATCCACATAGTTTCAAATATTATGTCATTGAAGTAAACCCACGTGTGTCCCGTTCCTCTGCCTTGGCATCCAAAGCGACAGGTTATCCTATTGCCAAATTGGCAGCAAAAATTGCGGTTGGCTTGACCTTGGATGAAATGGTGAACCCTGTCACAGGGACAACCTATGCCATGTTTGAGCCTGCTCTTGACTACGTTGTGGCAAAAATTCCACGTTTCCCATTTGATAAGTTTGAAAAAGGGGAGCGCCGCCTTGGAACGCAGATGAAGGCAACTGGTGAGGTCATGGCCATTGGTCGTAATATCGAAGAAAGTCTACTCAAGGCCTGCCGTTCTTTGGAAATCGGTGTCTACCACAATGAAATGCCTGAACTCAGCCAAGTGACAGATGATCAATTGGTTGAAAAGATTGTCAAGGCACAGGATGATCGTCTATTCTATCTTTCAGAAGCCCTTCGACGTGGCTATACAGTAGAAGAACTGGCTCAATTGACGAAGATTGATCTTTTCTTCCTTGATAAGCTGCTTCATATCTTAGAAATTGAGCAGGAATTGGCAATCAATCACGATAATATCGACTTATTGAAAAAAGTCAAGAAATACGGTTTTGCAGACCGCAAGATTGCGGAACTCTGGGGACGGACAGAATCCTACATTCGTCAATTGCGTACAGAGCACAAAATTGTCCCTGTTTACAAGATGGTGGATACTTGTGCAGCCGAATTTGAAAGTGCTACACCTTATTTCTATTCAACTTATGAGTGGGAAAATGAGTCTATCCGTTCGGAGAAAGAATCTGTTTTGGTGTTGGGGTCTGGCCCAATCCGTATCGGACAGGGTGTGGAGTTTGACTATGCAACGGTGCATTCGGTCAAGGCCATTCAGGCGGCTGGCTACGAAGCCATTATTATGAACTCAAACCCTGAAACAGTGTCAACAGACTTTTCGGTTTCGGACAAGCTTTACTTCGAGCCATTGACCTTGGAAGATGTTTTGAATGTGATTGACCTTGAGAAACCCAAAGGGGTTATCGTTCAGTTCGGTGGCCAGACAGCCATCAATTTGGCAGAGCCATTGGCCAAAGCAGGTATTCCAATTTTGGGTACGCAAGTAGCGGATTTGGATAGAGCTGAAGACAGGGATTTATTTGAAAAAGCCCTGAAAGACCTTGGGATTCCACAGCCACCAGGCCAAACCGCAACCAACGAAGAGGAAGCACTAGAAGCGGCCCGCAAAATTGGTTTTCCGGTACTTGTTCGTCCCTCTTATGTCTTAGGCGGTCGTGCTATGGAGATTGTCGAAAATGAAGAGGACTTACGTTCTTATATGAGAACGGCGGTCAAGGCTTCGCCAGAGCACCCAGTTTTGGTGGATTCTTACATCGTCGGTCGTGAGTGTGAAGTGGATGCTATTTCAGATGGTAAGGATGTCTTGATTCCGGGTATTATGGAGCATATCGAGCGAGCTGGGGTTCACTCAGGTGACTCGATGGCAGTTTATCCGCCACAAACCTTGTCTAAAGAGGTGCAGTCGACCATTGCAGACTACACCAAACGCTTGGCAATCGGCCTCAACTGTATCGGTATGATGAATATCCAGTTTGTTATCAAGGATGAGACGGTTTATGTGATCGAAGTTAATCCTCGTGCTAGTCGTACGGTTCCATTCTTGTCCAAAGTCACAGACATTCCAATGGCCCAGGTTGCAACCAAATTGATTTTGGGACAAAGCCTTGTGGAACTGGGTTACCAAGATGGTCTTTATCCTGAGAGCAATCAGGTGCACGTTAAAGCACCAGTATTCTCATTTACAAAATTGGCTAAAGTTGACAGTTTGTTAGGACCAGAGATGAAGTCAACCGGTGAGGTAATGGGGTCAGATATGACCTTGGAGAAGGCTCTCTATAAGGCCTTTGAAGCAAGTTACCTGCATTTGGAAGATTTCGGCACTATCGTCTTTACAGTTGCGGATGAGGACAAGGAGGAGGCCTTCCGTCTAGCAGAAAGATACCGTGAAATTGGCTTTATTATTGCGGCTACAAGCGGTACGGCAACTGCCTTCCAAGCTAAGGGCTTAGACTGTCTGCCTGTTGGTAAAATCAGTGGAGACCACAGAGAGTCGATTCCTCAGCTGGTCCGTAAAGGAAAGGTTCAAGCCATTGTCAATACAGTAGGCAAAAAGCGTGTGGCAGACGAGGATGGAGAGGTTATTCGTGCATCTGCTATCGAAGCAGGGATTCCGCTTTTTACAGCCTTAGATACAGCAGCGGCCATGTTGGCTGTGCTAGAAAGTCGTAGTTTTTCGACGCGAGCAATTTAG
- the pcp gene encoding pyroglutamyl-peptidase I, producing MKILVTAFDPFGGESINPAQEAVRLLPKKISGADIETLFVPTVFHLSAQQLEEKWASSQPDVVLCIGQAGGRPDLTPERVAINLDDARIPDNQGQAPIDASIRPDGPAAYFSTLPIKAMVQAIRQVGLPASVSNSAGTFVCNHLMYQALYLAENRFPNSKAGFLHIPFLPQQVVDKPGLPSMSLADIVRGLEAAIEALVQVGDGQDILMQDGKTH from the coding sequence ATGAAAATACTTGTAACAGCCTTTGATCCTTTTGGCGGAGAGTCCATCAATCCAGCTCAAGAAGCTGTCCGTTTATTGCCGAAAAAGATCTCAGGTGCAGATATAGAAACCTTGTTTGTTCCGACTGTTTTTCACTTGTCTGCCCAACAATTGGAAGAGAAGTGGGCAAGTAGCCAACCGGATGTCGTCTTGTGTATCGGCCAAGCAGGAGGGCGGCCTGATCTGACTCCGGAGCGCGTCGCTATCAATTTAGACGATGCACGAATTCCAGATAATCAGGGGCAGGCTCCGATTGATGCAAGCATTCGACCAGATGGTCCAGCAGCCTATTTTTCAACCTTGCCCATAAAAGCAATGGTTCAGGCTATTCGTCAGGTTGGACTACCTGCTTCAGTGTCAAATTCGGCAGGGACTTTTGTCTGCAATCATCTCATGTATCAGGCCCTTTATTTGGCTGAGAATCGGTTTCCAAATAGTAAGGCAGGTTTTCTTCATATTCCTTTCTTGCCGCAACAGGTAGTTGATAAGCCAGGTCTTCCATCGATGAGTCTGGCGGATATTGTCCGTGGCTTGGAAGCAGCCATAGAAGCACTTGTTCAGGTTGGAGATGGCCAGGATATCCTTATGCAAGATGGAAAGACGCATTGA
- the rpsP gene encoding 30S ribosomal protein S16, protein MAVKIRLTRMGSKKKPFYRINVADSRAPRDGRFIETVGTYNPLLAENSVTLKEERVLEWLAKGAQPSDTVRALLSKAGVLAKFHDQKFSK, encoded by the coding sequence ATGGCAGTAAAAATCCGTTTGACTCGTATGGGTTCTAAAAAGAAACCTTTCTACCGTATTAACGTTGCAGATTCACGCGCACCACGCGATGGTCGTTTCATCGAAACAGTTGGTACTTACAACCCACTTTTGGCTGAAAACTCAGTAACTCTTAAAGAAGAGCGTGTTCTTGAGTGGTTGGCAAAAGGTGCACAACCATCTGACACAGTTCGTGCCCTTCTTTCAAAAGCTGGCGTATTGGCTAAATTCCACGATCAAAAATTCTCTAAATAA
- a CDS encoding ABC transporter ATP-binding protein, giving the protein MQLIWSYLKKYPKWLVLDLLGALLFVVVNLGLPTFLARMIDQGITQQNQEQLYYWALMMLLIVVLGIFGRVVLAYAAGQLTTNIVKDIRNDLYEKIQDYSHHEYEQIGVSSLVTRMTNDAFVLMQFAEQVLKLGIITPLMMIASVIMTLLTSPGLAWTVAVAMPFLVWVIVYVAIKTRPLSEQQQKRLDTINQYVRENLMGLRVIRAFAREDFQEERFEEVNQDYTQTSKRLFNLTGLTEPLFVQIIIAMIVAIVWFALPPLAEGSLQIGDLVAFIEYSFHALFSFLLFANLFTMYPRMAVSSQRIQEVLDMPISISKNEDGITETETRGYLEFDNVTFAYPGETESPVLHNISFKAKPGETVAFIGSTGSGKSSLVNLIPRFYDVTLGRILVDGVDVRRYNLKALRSKIGFIPQKALLFTGTIAENLKYGKLDASLAELHEAADVAQAKDFIESKEEQFDTHLAEGGSNLSGGQKQRLSIARAIVKQPDIYIFDDSFSALDYKTDAILRARLKEVTENATVLIVAQRVGTIMDADQIIVLNEGEIVGRGTHSELMESNDIYREIANSQLNRQSLTETEE; this is encoded by the coding sequence ATGCAGTTAATTTGGTCCTATTTGAAAAAGTATCCCAAGTGGTTAGTTTTAGATTTATTGGGAGCTCTTTTGTTTGTAGTTGTCAACTTGGGACTACCGACTTTCTTGGCTCGTATGATTGATCAGGGAATCACTCAACAAAATCAAGAACAGCTTTATTACTGGGCCTTGATGATGCTTTTGATAGTCGTCTTGGGAATATTTGGTCGGGTTGTTTTGGCCTATGCGGCGGGGCAGCTGACCACCAACATTGTCAAGGATATTCGCAACGACCTCTATGAAAAAATTCAAGATTATTCGCATCATGAGTATGAGCAGATTGGGGTTTCGTCCTTGGTGACGCGGATGACCAACGATGCCTTTGTCCTAATGCAGTTTGCAGAGCAGGTTTTGAAGTTGGGGATTATTACGCCCTTGATGATGATTGCCTCTGTCATCATGACCCTGTTGACCAGTCCTGGTTTGGCTTGGACGGTAGCAGTAGCCATGCCTTTCTTGGTCTGGGTTATTGTCTATGTAGCTATCAAGACCCGTCCCTTGTCTGAACAGCAGCAAAAACGCTTGGATACTATTAACCAGTATGTGCGTGAAAATCTTATGGGCTTGCGGGTCATTCGTGCCTTTGCTCGTGAGGATTTTCAGGAGGAGCGGTTTGAGGAGGTCAATCAGGACTACACTCAGACTTCCAAACGTTTGTTTAACCTGACAGGTTTGACCGAGCCGCTTTTCGTCCAGATTATCATTGCTATGATTGTGGCGATTGTCTGGTTTGCCCTTCCTCCTTTGGCGGAGGGAAGTTTGCAGATTGGGGACTTGGTGGCCTTTATCGAGTATAGTTTCCATGCCCTCTTTTCATTCTTGCTCTTCGCCAATCTCTTTACCATGTATCCTCGTATGGCAGTTTCGAGCCAGCGAATTCAGGAAGTCTTGGATATGCCCATTTCTATTTCAAAAAATGAAGACGGGATTACAGAAACAGAAACGCGTGGCTACTTGGAGTTTGACAATGTGACTTTTGCCTATCCTGGTGAAACAGAGTCGCCTGTTTTGCACAATATTTCCTTCAAGGCCAAACCAGGTGAAACAGTTGCCTTTATCGGTTCAACGGGTTCAGGTAAGTCCTCCTTGGTCAATCTGATTCCGCGTTTCTATGATGTGACGCTGGGTCGAATCTTGGTGGACGGTGTGGATGTCAGACGTTACAATCTAAAGGCACTCCGCAGCAAGATAGGCTTTATTCCGCAGAAAGCTCTGCTATTTACCGGAACAATCGCAGAAAATCTCAAGTATGGGAAGCTGGACGCGAGTTTGGCGGAGTTGCATGAGGCGGCGGATGTGGCCCAGGCCAAAGACTTTATCGAGAGCAAGGAGGAGCAGTTCGACACCCACTTGGCAGAGGGCGGTAGCAACCTGTCGGGCGGGCAGAAGCAGCGTTTGTCCATTGCTCGTGCGATCGTCAAGCAGCCAGATATCTATATCTTTGACGATTCCTTCTCGGCCTTGGATTATAAGACGGATGCGATTCTGCGGGCTCGCTTGAAGGAAGTGACAGAGAATGCGACGGTGCTGATTGTGGCTCAGCGGGTCGGGACCATTATGGATGCGGACCAGATTATCGTGCTCAATGAAGGGGAAATTGTCGGTCGTGGTACCCATAGTGAGCTCATGGAAAGCAATGACATTTACCGTGAGATTGCTAATTCGCAGCTCAATCGCCAGTCCTTGACTGAAACAGAAGAATAG
- a CDS encoding KH domain-containing protein, whose product MDMIENLIISIVKPLISQPESLTIKIEDTPEFLEYHLDLDQSDIGRVIGKKGRTISAIRTIVYSVPTSDKKVRLVIDEK is encoded by the coding sequence ATGGACATGATTGAAAATCTGATTATCTCAATTGTGAAACCCTTGATTTCACAGCCTGAAAGTCTGACGATTAAAATTGAAGACACACCTGAATTTTTGGAATATCATTTAGACTTGGATCAGTCTGATATTGGCCGTGTGATTGGTAAGAAAGGTCGCACAATTTCGGCAATCAGAACAATCGTTTATTCTGTTCCAACAAGTGATAAAAAAGTTCGTCTCGTTATTGATGAGAAATAA
- a CDS encoding carbamoyl phosphate synthase small subunit translates to MGKRLLILEDGTIFEGQAFGANISVTGEIVFNTGMTGYQESITDQSYNGQILTFTYPLVGNYGINRDDYESIRPTCKGVVVSEWARRASNWRNQLTLDEFLKAKKIPGISGIDTRALTKIIRKHGTMKATMADVGDSVEHLSDQLRATVLPTNNIAQVSTKTAYPAPGTGKNIVLVDFGLKHSILRELAKRNCNVTVVPYDTSAQEILDLAPDGVMLSNGPGDPDDVADVLEMIRTVQGQIPIFGICMGHQLFAKANGAKTYKMKFGHRGFNHAVREIATGRVDFTSQNHGFAVSREDLPECLMITHEEINDKSVEGVRHRHHPAFSVQFHPDAAPGPHDASYLFDEFMDLIDAFQSQR, encoded by the coding sequence ATGGGAAAAAGACTTTTAATTTTGGAAGATGGGACAATTTTTGAAGGGCAAGCCTTCGGAGCTAATATTAGCGTGACTGGTGAAATTGTCTTTAACACTGGGATGACGGGTTACCAAGAATCTATTACAGATCAGTCTTATAATGGGCAAATTTTGACCTTTACCTATCCCTTGGTTGGAAATTATGGGATAAACCGTGATGATTATGAATCGATTCGTCCGACCTGTAAGGGTGTGGTCGTGAGCGAGTGGGCAAGACGGGCAAGTAATTGGCGCAATCAGCTCACTTTGGATGAATTTTTGAAAGCCAAAAAAATCCCAGGTATTTCAGGAATTGATACGCGGGCTCTGACAAAGATTATTCGAAAACATGGGACCATGAAAGCGACGATGGCGGATGTTGGGGATTCTGTCGAACACTTATCAGATCAGCTGCGTGCGACAGTCTTGCCGACCAATAACATTGCACAGGTTTCTACGAAAACGGCCTATCCAGCTCCAGGAACGGGTAAAAATATTGTCTTGGTAGATTTTGGATTGAAGCATTCAATTTTGCGCGAGTTGGCAAAGCGCAACTGTAATGTAACAGTTGTCCCTTATGACACCAGTGCCCAAGAAATCCTAGACCTAGCGCCAGATGGAGTGATGCTGTCCAATGGCCCGGGAGATCCAGATGATGTTGCTGATGTTTTGGAAATGATTCGGACTGTACAAGGTCAGATTCCAATCTTCGGAATTTGTATGGGACACCAGTTGTTTGCCAAGGCCAATGGCGCCAAGACCTACAAGATGAAATTTGGTCACCGTGGTTTTAACCATGCTGTCCGAGAAATTGCAACTGGTCGAGTAGATTTTACCAGTCAAAACCATGGATTCGCAGTATCGAGAGAAGACTTGCCGGAATGCCTTATGATAACCCATGAAGAAATCAATGACAAATCCGTTGAAGGAGTACGTCACCGCCATCATCCTGCCTTCTCGGTTCAATTCCACCCAGATGCAGCGCCTGGTCCACACGACGCAAGTTATCTTTTTGATGAATTTATGGACTTGATTGATGCCTTTCAATCGCAGAGATGA
- a CDS encoding aspartate carbamoyltransferase catalytic subunit, producing the protein MTVDNGQVKLPHVVSMEELTTEEVMGLIQRGLAFKNGQAQPNAVSHLVAANLFFEDSTRTHKSFEMAEIKLGMERIDFNASTSSVNKGETLYDTILTMSALGVEVCVIRHPAVDYYRELIDSPTIKPAIVNGGDGSGQHPSQSLLDLMTIYEEFGSFTGLKVLIAGDLRHSRVARSNMDILHRLGAQLFFSGPKEWYDPAFDVYGRFVDLDQVIEELDVLMLLRVQHERHDGATSFSKEAYHQTFGLTENRYKLLKPGAIIMHPAPVNRGVEIADQLVEAEKSRITAQMENGVYVRMAILEAVLADRA; encoded by the coding sequence ATGACGGTTGACAATGGACAGGTGAAATTGCCACATGTGGTGTCAATGGAAGAGTTGACAACTGAAGAGGTGATGGGACTTATTCAGCGAGGACTAGCTTTTAAGAATGGGCAGGCCCAGCCAAATGCTGTTTCGCATCTTGTAGCAGCCAATCTCTTTTTCGAAGATTCCACGCGCACGCATAAGTCGTTTGAAATGGCAGAAATTAAGCTAGGAATGGAACGGATTGATTTTAACGCCAGCACAAGTTCGGTAAATAAGGGTGAGACTTTATATGATACAATTTTAACTATGTCGGCTCTAGGCGTGGAGGTCTGTGTTATTCGCCATCCAGCGGTTGATTATTACCGAGAGTTGATCGATAGTCCGACCATTAAACCTGCGATTGTAAATGGTGGAGATGGTTCTGGCCAGCATCCCAGTCAATCCTTGCTGGATTTGATGACAATCTATGAAGAATTTGGCTCCTTTACTGGTTTGAAGGTTTTGATTGCTGGTGACTTACGTCATTCGAGAGTAGCTCGTTCCAACATGGATATTCTGCACCGTCTAGGCGCTCAGCTATTCTTCTCAGGGCCAAAGGAATGGTATGATCCTGCATTTGATGTGTATGGGAGGTTTGTGGACTTAGACCAGGTGATTGAGGAGCTGGATGTTCTCATGCTCTTGCGTGTTCAACACGAACGCCATGATGGAGCAACCAGTTTTTCAAAAGAAGCCTATCACCAGACATTTGGATTGACAGAAAACCGCTATAAGCTACTAAAACCAGGAGCTATCATCATGCATCCTGCCCCTGTCAACCGTGGGGTTGAGATTGCAGACCAGCTTGTGGAAGCTGAAAAATCTCGGATTACAGCTCAGATGGAAAATGGGGTGTATGTCCGAATGGCCATTTTAGAAGCAGTTCTAGCCGATCGGGCATAG
- the pyrR gene encoding bifunctional pyr operon transcriptional regulator/uracil phosphoribosyltransferase PyrR — protein MKTKVIVDDMTMKRAITRITYEIIERNKNLDTIVLAGIKTRGVYIARRIQERLKQLEGIDVPLAELDTKPFRDDVKVEEDTTLITTDVNDRDIILVDDVLYTGRTIRAAIDNVVSLGRPSRVSLAVLVDRGHRELPIRADYVGKNIPTSRSEEIIVQMAEIDEQDAVLLVENA, from the coding sequence ATGAAAACAAAAGTGATTGTCGATGACATGACCATGAAACGGGCAATTACCCGAATAACCTACGAGATCATCGAGCGCAACAAGAATTTGGACACTATCGTACTAGCTGGGATCAAAACCAGAGGTGTCTACATTGCTCGTCGGATTCAAGAACGATTGAAGCAGTTGGAAGGAATCGATGTTCCCCTGGCTGAACTGGATACTAAACCATTTCGAGATGATGTGAAGGTGGAGGAAGATACAACGCTTATTACAACGGATGTTAATGACCGAGATATAATCTTGGTTGATGACGTGCTATATACTGGCCGCACAATCCGTGCTGCGATTGACAACGTGGTTTCTCTTGGTCGTCCTTCCCGTGTCAGCTTGGCTGTACTCGTTGACCGTGGTCACCGTGAATTACCTATTCGCGCAGATTATGTTGGGAAAAATATTCCAACCAGCCGTTCGGAGGAAATTATTGTACAAATGGCTGAAATTGATGAGCAAGATGCGGTCTTGCTAGTTGAAAACGCCTAG